The proteins below come from a single Acidobacteriota bacterium genomic window:
- a CDS encoding GlsB/YeaQ/YmgE family stress response membrane protein codes for MSIIWQLFVGLIIGVLARLLLPGKEAISSGVIGWLVTAGIGMGGSFIGTMVGRAIWKDDKYNAGWILSILGAMGLLVLFRYIF; via the coding sequence ATGTCTATCATTTGGCAGCTTTTCGTAGGATTGATAATTGGGGTATTAGCTAGATTGCTATTGCCTGGAAAAGAAGCGATATCGAGCGGTGTTATCGGCTGGCTGGTGACTGCCGGTATCGGAATGGGTGGTTCGTTTATCGGAACGATGGTCGGCAGAGCGATCTGGAAGGACGATAAATACAACGCCGGATGGATCCTCTCGATCCTTGGAGCGATGGGACTTCTGGTCCTGTTCCGCTATATATTTTGA
- a CDS encoding bifunctional oligoribonuclease/PAP phosphatase NrnA yields the protein MLSQVVELIENKNVFAITTHIKPDGDGVGSSLGLCWLLRSLGKEAEVIVHGEVPPAYRSLPGADEIRDVRYVNGKYDAVFVIECSDLSRPGIDGLESQFTVNIDHHATSEHFGTINWIDSTASAVGEMIYNLCKAIGGRITKEIAECVYMALVTDTGSFHFPNTSDRTLKVASELIKAGAKPEKIGEAVYNNYPWSRIELMRQVLATVKRNETGQVACMRQTLEMQKQAGAIDGDNNGFVNIPLAARDVKAVVYMREVGPNRFRASLRSKGDINVARIAERFGGGGHKNASGLSIEGDWDEKEREIVAALAAAVEKAGS from the coding sequence GTGCTAAGTCAAGTAGTTGAGTTAATTGAAAATAAGAACGTATTCGCGATCACGACACACATCAAACCGGATGGTGACGGCGTGGGGTCGTCTCTCGGATTATGTTGGTTACTCCGGTCTCTGGGAAAGGAGGCCGAGGTTATTGTGCACGGCGAAGTGCCGCCGGCCTACCGCAGCCTACCTGGAGCGGATGAGATTCGCGATGTAAGGTACGTCAACGGAAAATATGATGCTGTTTTCGTGATCGAATGCAGCGACCTTAGCCGTCCGGGTATTGACGGCCTTGAAAGCCAATTCACTGTCAACATTGATCACCACGCGACCAGTGAGCATTTTGGCACAATAAACTGGATTGATTCCACGGCTTCGGCCGTGGGAGAAATGATCTACAATCTCTGCAAAGCGATCGGCGGCCGCATCACAAAAGAGATCGCTGAATGTGTTTACATGGCTCTCGTGACCGATACCGGCTCATTTCACTTTCCAAATACATCCGACCGCACATTAAAAGTAGCCTCCGAACTTATCAAGGCCGGTGCTAAGCCTGAGAAGATAGGTGAGGCCGTTTACAATAATTACCCATGGTCGCGTATCGAACTTATGCGACAGGTGCTGGCTACCGTCAAACGTAACGAGACTGGCCAGGTCGCATGCATGCGGCAGACATTGGAAATGCAGAAGCAAGCCGGAGCTATCGACGGTGATAACAACGGATTTGTGAATATTCCCCTAGCTGCCCGTGATGTCAAAGCTGTCGTCTATATGCGGGAGGTCGGGCCAAATAGGTTCAGAGCGAGCCTCCGTTCTAAAGGTGATATTAATGTCGCCCGAATTGCCGAACGCTTCGGCGGCGGCGGCCATAAGAATGCTTCCGGTTTAAGCATCGAAGGTGACTGGGACGAAAAGGAACGCGAGATAGTGGCGGCACTTGCCGCTGCGGTTGAGAAGGCCGGATCGTGA
- a CDS encoding ATP-binding cassette domain-containing protein, with protein sequence MSDDTVTLRVDNVTKRFGDYTAVEGLSFDVRAGRVFGFLGPNGAGKTTTIRMIVGITAPDEGKIELFGEHMSPNLQDRIGYLPEERGLYKKMKIVDQLRYFAALKDIPSAVADKRIDQWLERMGLSEWKNKKTTDLSKGMQQKVQFISTVLHDPDLLILDEPFSGLDPVNVEFMIEVLSEFRQKEKTIIFSTHLMETAERLCHDIILINRSRKVIGGSLREVKAGYGKDLIALRATGGEAVLADSALVASIAEHSDELRIELAKGADAQDLLRKLIASEAVVTKFERIEPSLNDIFIDQVGGQKAAGASV encoded by the coding sequence ATGAGCGACGATACAGTAACTCTGAGAGTTGATAACGTAACGAAACGGTTCGGCGACTACACCGCTGTCGAGGGGCTTAGTTTTGACGTGCGTGCGGGGCGGGTTTTTGGATTTCTAGGCCCCAATGGAGCCGGGAAAACGACAACGATCCGAATGATCGTCGGGATCACCGCGCCTGATGAAGGAAAGATCGAGCTTTTTGGCGAGCATATGTCTCCAAACCTTCAGGATCGGATCGGATACCTGCCAGAGGAACGGGGCCTCTACAAAAAGATGAAGATCGTCGATCAACTTCGCTATTTTGCGGCGTTGAAAGATATTCCCTCGGCGGTCGCTGACAAACGGATCGATCAGTGGCTCGAGCGGATGGGATTGAGTGAATGGAAGAATAAAAAGACAACGGATCTTTCGAAAGGGATGCAGCAAAAGGTCCAGTTCATTTCGACCGTGCTTCATGATCCGGACCTGCTGATCCTCGATGAACCATTCTCCGGCCTCGATCCGGTCAATGTCGAATTTATGATCGAGGTCCTTTCGGAATTCCGGCAAAAGGAAAAGACAATAATTTTCTCAACACACCTGATGGAGACGGCCGAGCGGCTTTGCCATGACATTATTCTGATCAACAGGTCCCGCAAGGTCATAGGCGGCAGTCTGCGAGAGGTCAAGGCCGGATACGGAAAAGACCTGATTGCATTACGAGCGACAGGTGGAGAAGCGGTGCTTGCGGACAGTGCACTGGTTGCGAGTATCGCTGAGCATTCGGATGAGTTGAGGATCGAACTCGCAAAGGGGGCCGATGCGCAGGATCTGCTCAGGAAATTGATAGCTTCCGAAGCGGTCGTCACTAAGTTCGAGAGGATCGAACCAAGCCTCAATGACATTTTTATAGATCAGGTTGGCGGACAGAAAGCCGCCGGAGCGAGCGTATAG
- a CDS encoding ABC transporter permease, translating into MRKFLAVVKHEYRKIVLKWTFLLGTLLFPLLGAGFAVVPAIIFSLKGEPTRVVIVDASNKIAPRLKGNLSAERITEKARKAAKDSLGDLNATQEEKMKSGANQLAAGFVFIDFDNNNKSPEQIRQELNAKAAADEIDAYLLIPANIEKTDAKYEFRSRKAGDFVANDTLKDALNEAVRSERLAAANIDEKMLQALSQNVDFESKSINEKGEEKDGDVLFIASLIIGMMIYISLTIYGQIIMGAVVEEKETRIAEILFSSARPFELMLGKLVGVGLAGLTQLGIWVGSLVALGVFLSTQADMSPILGSLPRITPVMVGYFFAYFIVGYFTYAAIFALIGSMVTTVQEGGQFAFPPIMIMLIGFYFGFAVIRDPNSSLSFWVSIAPFFAPLTMPIRILAETPPLWQIGLSLFINCLTIAGLVWLAARVYRVGMLMYGKRATIPEVWKWIRQA; encoded by the coding sequence ATGCGAAAATTCCTCGCGGTTGTAAAACACGAATACCGAAAGATAGTTCTTAAGTGGACGTTCCTTCTTGGCACACTTCTCTTTCCGCTCCTTGGCGCGGGCTTTGCGGTGGTTCCCGCGATAATCTTTTCTCTTAAGGGGGAACCGACACGTGTGGTCATTGTCGATGCGTCGAATAAGATAGCCCCAAGATTAAAAGGGAACCTCTCGGCAGAGAGGATAACCGAGAAGGCACGAAAGGCGGCTAAAGACTCTTTGGGCGACCTGAATGCAACTCAAGAAGAAAAGATGAAAAGCGGAGCGAACCAACTTGCTGCGGGTTTTGTCTTTATCGATTTCGACAATAACAACAAGTCGCCAGAGCAGATAAGGCAGGAATTGAATGCAAAAGCAGCTGCTGACGAGATCGATGCATATCTTTTGATCCCGGCAAATATCGAAAAAACAGACGCCAAATACGAATTTCGATCCAGAAAGGCAGGCGACTTTGTGGCGAACGATACCCTGAAGGATGCCCTGAATGAGGCCGTAAGATCCGAGCGTCTCGCGGCGGCGAATATCGACGAAAAAATGCTTCAGGCGTTGAGCCAGAACGTTGATTTCGAGTCAAAATCGATCAATGAGAAAGGCGAAGAGAAAGACGGAGATGTCCTATTTATTGCTTCTCTGATCATCGGGATGATGATCTACATCAGCCTGACGATCTATGGTCAGATAATCATGGGAGCGGTGGTCGAGGAAAAGGAGACGCGAATCGCTGAGATCCTATTTTCATCTGCAAGGCCCTTTGAACTGATGCTTGGAAAACTCGTCGGGGTTGGCCTCGCCGGCCTGACGCAGCTCGGAATTTGGGTAGGGTCGCTGGTCGCCCTCGGAGTATTTTTATCGACTCAAGCCGATATGAGCCCGATACTGGGTTCACTTCCTCGGATCACGCCGGTTATGGTCGGGTATTTCTTCGCGTACTTTATCGTCGGCTACTTTACCTACGCGGCGATCTTTGCCCTAATTGGCTCAATGGTCACCACCGTGCAGGAAGGCGGACAATTTGCATTTCCTCCGATCATGATAATGCTGATCGGATTTTATTTCGGCTTTGCTGTGATCCGCGACCCAAATTCAAGCCTTTCGTTCTGGGTCTCGATCGCACCATTTTTTGCTCCTTTGACGATGCCGATCAGGATATTGGCAGAAACTCCGCCTTTGTGGCAGATCGGACTGTCGTTATTCATCAACTGTCTCACAATAGCTGGGCTTGTTTGGCTTGCGGCTCGAGTATATCGCGTAGGAATGCTAATGTACGGCAAACGGGCTACCATTCCCGAAGTGTGGAAGTGGATAAGGCAGGCCTAG
- the corA gene encoding magnesium/cobalt transporter CorA: MEIFVYRKDAEKVEEGFTRDELPALIADKTNVVWVDLQGETAEHLAEAKDVLLNVFKFHHLTVEDCVETRNQPKVEAFENYLYFIVHGIKPNETNPSNFVTKELDGYLGENFVVTFHVLRFRSIKAVKQKIRNSTFVCKRGAAYLLHHILDELVDLYMPIVDEFDEAINQLEDRVLDMRHTNNSILGEVMDIRRSVARLRRISSRQLEVLYRMSHGEFPVIPTNVLPFFRDVHDHLLRISDLSEGYRDLVSGLFDIHFAVVGNRTNDVMKTLAVLSSIILPLSLIAGIYGMNFENMPELRSEHGYFLTLGTMLVITVLLLVYFWRRGWIFQKDDEVIVKPREAKDFEEGE, from the coding sequence ATGGAGATTTTTGTTTACCGTAAGGACGCTGAGAAAGTTGAGGAAGGATTCACTCGAGATGAACTCCCGGCTTTGATCGCGGATAAGACCAATGTCGTTTGGGTCGATCTGCAAGGTGAAACAGCAGAACACCTTGCCGAGGCCAAGGATGTTCTGCTGAACGTTTTTAAGTTCCACCATCTAACTGTCGAAGACTGTGTCGAGACACGCAATCAGCCGAAGGTCGAAGCGTTCGAGAATTACCTGTACTTTATCGTTCACGGCATCAAGCCCAACGAAACGAATCCCTCAAATTTTGTAACTAAAGAACTTGACGGCTATCTTGGCGAGAATTTCGTGGTCACGTTTCACGTCCTCAGATTTCGAAGCATTAAGGCGGTCAAGCAAAAGATCCGCAACAGCACATTTGTCTGCAAACGCGGAGCGGCATATTTGCTTCATCACATTCTCGATGAACTTGTCGACCTGTATATGCCGATAGTTGATGAATTTGACGAAGCGATCAATCAGCTTGAGGACCGCGTACTTGATATGCGGCACACTAACAATTCGATACTCGGCGAGGTAATGGACATCCGTCGCAGCGTTGCCCGGCTAAGACGTATCTCGTCACGCCAACTTGAAGTTCTCTACCGGATGTCACACGGTGAATTCCCGGTCATTCCGACAAATGTCCTTCCTTTTTTCAGAGATGTTCACGATCATCTGCTGAGGATCTCGGATCTTTCCGAAGGCTACAGAGACCTCGTTTCCGGATTATTTGATATCCATTTTGCAGTCGTTGGAAATCGGACGAACGACGTAATGAAAACGCTCGCCGTCCTCTCCTCGATCATTCTCCCGCTCAGCCTGATCGCCGGGATCTATGGGATGAATTTCGAGAATATGCCGGAGCTAAGATCCGAACACGGTTATTTCCTTACGCTTGGCACGATGCTGGTTATTACTGTTCTGCTGCTAGTGTATTTCTGGCGGCGGGGCTGGATCTTTCAAAAAGACGATGAGGTTATCGTCAAACCTCGCGAGGCAAAAGATTTTGAAGAAGGCGAGTAA
- a CDS encoding phosphatidylglycerophosphatase A, which translates to MKQAVEKRSPSGLVDYFALAFTTWGVGYLPVAPGTFGSMVAVAFYVGLERSLKFLEQSVFHLSGHTASSDAWTHSGIAVSLAVFVLIGIWASGRSIPLLGNLDPSQAVVDELMGQFITFLFVPFGLAWPLILAGFLLFRLFDIWKPYPIDDLQILPGGIGVCADDIVAGVYAGICLAIIHAVTLIV; encoded by the coding sequence ATGAAACAGGCGGTCGAGAAACGAAGCCCGTCGGGGTTGGTAGATTATTTTGCACTCGCGTTCACGACCTGGGGAGTTGGTTATCTTCCGGTTGCTCCGGGAACATTCGGGTCGATGGTCGCTGTTGCCTTTTACGTCGGACTCGAACGGTCACTCAAGTTCTTAGAGCAATCCGTTTTTCACTTATCAGGCCATACGGCTTCTTCCGATGCGTGGACGCATTCCGGAATCGCAGTTTCGCTGGCTGTCTTTGTTCTCATCGGTATCTGGGCGTCGGGACGCTCGATCCCGCTTCTCGGAAATCTTGATCCCTCGCAAGCGGTTGTTGATGAATTGATGGGGCAGTTTATAACCTTTCTTTTCGTTCCATTCGGCCTTGCGTGGCCTCTGATCCTGGCCGGCTTTCTCCTCTTTAGGCTTTTTGATATTTGGAAGCCATATCCTATAGATGATCTGCAGATCCTGCCGGGCGGCATTGGCGTCTGTGCAGATGACATTGTTGCCGGCGTTTACGCCGGGATTTGTCTTGCGATTATTCACGCTGTTACGCTCATCGTATGA
- a CDS encoding DUF1835 domain-containing protein, translating to MKFHVLPGDSLVEEFKKTGIDGEVIVFRDALIVGPVEAKTPDEFWDERARFILTEYAEDEIVFHERVADELEKLAEIAEDDQVNLWFEYELFCGVNMWFCLAKLADSGANIYRVEPAVLSEDDRWSGFGSLGADELQRCFDARQLFTSGDIKLGAELWNAFSRRDFDRLRELLNSDSTRFPYLAEVVEAAVDIDTRPHEILTEIRSEGISDLNAIFPEFTKRAGVYGFGDLQVQRLLEKSF from the coding sequence ATGAAGTTCCACGTTCTGCCCGGCGATTCGCTGGTTGAAGAATTTAAAAAGACCGGTATTGATGGCGAAGTCATCGTTTTTCGTGACGCGTTGATCGTCGGACCGGTCGAGGCGAAAACACCTGATGAATTCTGGGACGAACGGGCACGATTTATTCTTACCGAATACGCTGAAGACGAGATCGTTTTCCACGAACGCGTTGCCGATGAGCTAGAGAAATTAGCTGAGATAGCGGAGGATGACCAGGTAAATCTCTGGTTCGAGTATGAATTGTTTTGCGGTGTGAACATGTGGTTTTGTCTCGCAAAACTAGCCGATTCAGGAGCAAATATTTACAGGGTCGAACCAGCGGTTCTGAGTGAAGACGACCGTTGGTCAGGTTTTGGCAGCCTTGGGGCCGACGAACTGCAGAGATGCTTCGATGCGAGGCAGTTATTCACGAGCGGAGACATTAAACTCGGGGCCGAGCTTTGGAACGCGTTTAGCCGTCGCGACTTTGATCGATTGCGGGAGCTTTTGAATTCGGACTCAACCCGTTTCCCATATCTTGCCGAAGTCGTCGAGGCTGCAGTCGATATAGATACTAGGCCGCATGAGATCCTAACCGAAATTCGATCAGAGGGAATCTCTGATCTTAACGCGATCTTTCCGGAATTTACGAAACGTGCTGGAGTTTATGGCTTTGGCGATCTTCAGGTTCAGCGTTTACTGGAAAAGAGCTTCTAG
- a CDS encoding threonine/serine dehydratase — protein sequence MNITAINDAQNLIAPYVKRTPLEYSTSLSRRTGLNIYVKYELFQKTGAFKARGAFNKLLNMSEAERAKGVVAVSGGNHAQAVAYASTALGVDAVILMAENTPRGYVEATRGYGATVELLPTIADAFRRVKDYEAEGRVFVHPFDDPQIMTGAGTVGLEILEDLPSTTDIVLSIGGGGLAGGVATAVKGMDPKIRLWGVETVGADAMSQALAAGKPLELPGITSIAKTLGAPYVSDTSLALVQEHLERVTVVTDDEAVEAMVFIAERLKVITEPAAACTLAAVEKLRNKFTPESRVVLIFCGGNTGVNDLCGYLKTHGSLLPKYNP from the coding sequence ATGAACATAACTGCAATCAATGATGCTCAAAATCTGATCGCCCCGTACGTCAAACGAACGCCGCTCGAATACAGCACCTCGCTGAGCCGCCGAACGGGGTTGAATATCTACGTAAAATACGAGCTGTTCCAGAAAACCGGTGCGTTCAAGGCTCGCGGGGCTTTTAATAAGCTGCTAAACATGTCCGAGGCCGAGCGTGCAAAAGGCGTCGTGGCCGTTAGCGGTGGAAATCATGCCCAGGCAGTGGCGTATGCATCGACCGCCCTCGGCGTAGACGCAGTCATCCTGATGGCTGAAAATACGCCGAGAGGATACGTCGAGGCGACACGTGGTTATGGCGCTACTGTCGAATTGCTGCCCACGATCGCCGATGCCTTTCGCCGCGTCAAGGACTACGAGGCCGAGGGCCGAGTTTTTGTTCATCCGTTTGACGACCCGCAGATAATGACGGGAGCGGGAACTGTAGGGCTCGAGATCCTCGAAGATCTGCCCAGTACGACGGATATCGTCCTGAGTATAGGAGGCGGCGGTTTAGCCGGAGGCGTCGCGACCGCAGTCAAAGGCATGGATCCGAAGATCAGGCTTTGGGGGGTTGAAACTGTCGGAGCCGATGCGATGTCTCAGGCTCTCGCCGCAGGAAAGCCGCTGGAACTGCCGGGCATAACATCGATCGCGAAAACCCTGGGTGCTCCATACGTATCAGATACCTCGTTGGCACTCGTTCAAGAGCATCTTGAAAGAGTAACCGTCGTGACCGACGATGAGGCCGTTGAGGCAATGGTTTTCATTGCCGAACGGCTCAAAGTTATAACCGAGCCCGCCGCAGCATGTACTTTGGCTGCCGTTGAGAAACTGCGAAACAAGTTCACGCCAGAAAGCAGGGTCGTTCTTATTTTCTGCGGCGGTAATACCGGCGTCAACGATCTCTGCGGCTATCTAAAAACGCACGGTTCGCTGCTGCCGAAATATAACCCGTAA
- a CDS encoding DUF1211 domain-containing protein, with protein sequence MNKTRLEAFSDAVIAILMTIMVLELKVPHGTDLEALKPLLPIFLAYVLSFIYLGIYWNNHHHMLQATRKVNGKILWANMHLLFWLSLVPFATGWMGENHFAPLPTAIYGLILLLCAVSYTMLQAKIVRHEGGDNELLAAAVGKDLKGKISMVCYILAIPLAFVHQGISGALYVLVAAIWFIPDRRIEKKIK encoded by the coding sequence ATGAATAAAACCCGCCTCGAGGCATTTTCAGATGCCGTCATTGCAATTCTCATGACGATAATGGTGCTTGAGCTTAAGGTTCCGCACGGGACTGACCTCGAAGCTCTGAAGCCATTGCTTCCGATCTTCCTGGCCTATGTGCTGAGCTTCATTTACCTCGGCATTTATTGGAACAATCATCACCACATGCTCCAGGCGACGCGAAAGGTCAATGGCAAGATCCTGTGGGCAAATATGCACTTGTTGTTCTGGCTGTCGCTGGTCCCGTTTGCGACCGGCTGGATGGGCGAGAATCATTTCGCCCCGCTCCCGACTGCGATTTACGGGCTCATATTGCTCCTATGCGCCGTTTCCTACACCATGCTGCAGGCAAAGATCGTCAGGCACGAGGGCGGTGACAATGAACTTTTAGCAGCAGCAGTCGGGAAGGATCTTAAGGGCAAGATATCGATGGTCTGCTATATTCTGGCGATACCGCTGGCGTTCGTCCACCAGGGTATTTCGGGTGCCTTGTATGTATTAGTGGCGGCGATCTGGTTCATACCAGACCGCCGTATAGAGAAGAAGATAAAGTGA
- a CDS encoding DUF1349 domain-containing protein, protein MREHRTFLGIFLFIFALGILACLGCGTTPPPKKTSVPPPSVPIPPEAVKVDKPVNVSFSTYSTEWPVGWQWIDPAEGEKPTPKDVKKGVLRVKIPSGKDLYGDNISAPRYMKPITGDFQIETRVRFLPKENYQGAGLLIFVDESRYLRFERAYGGVSGGGEGLRIDVRSREKYVPLATPDDLQTQLEEVDLRIVREGKVFTAYWRENEDSSWREAGQYESDFPETVLAGLVACNTAREITAEFAYIRLSPQGKP, encoded by the coding sequence ATGCGAGAACATCGAACATTTTTGGGTATTTTTCTATTTATATTCGCACTAGGCATACTTGCGTGTCTCGGCTGCGGAACTACGCCGCCGCCGAAAAAGACATCCGTACCACCGCCCTCAGTGCCAATTCCGCCTGAGGCGGTTAAGGTGGATAAGCCAGTCAACGTGAGTTTCTCGACATATTCAACCGAATGGCCTGTGGGATGGCAATGGATCGATCCAGCTGAAGGCGAAAAGCCGACACCCAAGGACGTTAAGAAAGGCGTGCTGCGGGTGAAGATCCCGAGCGGAAAAGACCTCTACGGGGACAATATTTCCGCGCCGCGATATATGAAACCCATTACAGGTGATTTTCAGATCGAAACGCGGGTCAGATTTCTGCCGAAGGAGAACTATCAGGGCGCCGGTTTGCTTATATTTGTGGATGAAAGCCGATACCTCCGCTTCGAACGTGCCTACGGTGGAGTCAGCGGCGGCGGCGAGGGACTTCGAATTGATGTCCGAAGCCGGGAAAAGTACGTTCCGCTGGCAACTCCTGACGATCTTCAGACTCAGCTCGAGGAAGTCGACCTCAGGATAGTTCGGGAGGGCAAGGTTTTCACGGCCTACTGGCGTGAGAATGAGGATTCATCGTGGCGAGAAGCCGGCCAATACGAATCTGATTTTCCTGAGACGGTGCTTGCCGGGCTTGTTGCATGTAATACTGCGCGTGAGATAACCGCAGAATTCGCGTATATTAGGCTTTCACCGCAAGGCAAGCCGTAG
- a CDS encoding cob(I)yrinic acid a,c-diamide adenosyltransferase → MAEKRYKWRRNDYRENTKGLLMLNTGDGKGKTTAAIGVMVRAAGREMECCMIQFMKSRSDRYGEHESFEKLGIEVHTMGDGFTWDTNDKSQDIKTSEETWALCVQKMRDGDYDLLVFDELLYVLSYGFLDIDAILDEIRSVRLEKPHLHIILTGRNVDNALEKVIAAADLVTEMKEIKHPFHAGIFAQQGIEF, encoded by the coding sequence ATGGCAGAAAAGCGCTATAAATGGCGACGCAACGATTACCGCGAAAACACGAAAGGGCTGCTCATGCTCAATACCGGTGACGGTAAGGGCAAAACGACAGCTGCGATCGGTGTAATGGTGCGTGCCGCTGGACGTGAAATGGAATGCTGTATGATCCAATTCATGAAGTCGCGAAGCGACCGCTACGGTGAACACGAGTCATTTGAAAAACTAGGTATCGAGGTCCATACAATGGGCGACGGCTTTACCTGGGATACTAACGACAAATCACAGGACATTAAAACATCTGAGGAAACCTGGGCACTGTGTGTTCAGAAGATGCGTGACGGGGATTACGATCTGCTAGTTTTCGATGAGCTGCTATACGTTCTGAGCTACGGTTTCTTGGATATTGACGCAATTCTTGATGAGATTCGCAGCGTCCGGCTGGAAAAACCGCATCTTCACATTATTTTAACAGGCCGAAATGTCGACAACGCTCTCGAAAAAGTCATCGCGGCGGCCGATCTCGTTACAGAAATGAAAGAGATCAAGCATCCCTTCCACGCCGGGATATTTGCTCAGCAGGGAATCGAGTTTTAG
- a CDS encoding DUF4919 domain-containing protein, with amino-acid sequence MKKHFLLVLFVALLSVNALAQSADYDALVNKVKGGDMTVDFKALRFAFAEKTPIEARTADPKLQAQMLSLLNEKKFKDVVKIADGIHKTTFVDMNSHIMAAMAYQGLADPKKAKYHEAVYLGLVNSILKDADGNTAKTAYHVISIAEEFVLLNALELKHGAQTVETIDGHNYHVQEATDKATNQVVKVYFNIDKVGMKLAAVPTK; translated from the coding sequence ATGAAAAAACATTTCCTTTTGGTGTTGTTCGTCGCACTCCTATCGGTAAACGCGCTCGCTCAGTCGGCGGACTATGATGCCCTGGTCAATAAGGTCAAGGGCGGTGATATGACCGTGGATTTCAAGGCCCTTCGCTTTGCTTTTGCAGAGAAAACGCCGATCGAAGCACGTACCGCAGATCCTAAACTGCAGGCTCAGATGCTTTCCCTGCTAAACGAGAAGAAGTTCAAGGACGTGGTCAAGATCGCCGATGGAATTCACAAAACTACATTCGTCGATATGAATTCCCATATTATGGCGGCAATGGCGTATCAGGGCCTTGCGGATCCCAAAAAGGCAAAGTATCACGAAGCTGTATACCTCGGCCTCGTTAATTCCATCCTGAAGGACGCCGACGGCAACACGGCGAAGACTGCATACCACGTGATCTCGATCGCCGAGGAATTTGTCCTGCTCAACGCTCTCGAACTCAAGCACGGCGCGCAGACGGTTGAGACGATAGACGGACATAACTACCACGTTCAGGAAGCGACCGACAAAGCTACGAACCAGGTGGTAAAGGTTTACTTCAATATCGACAAGGTCGGTATGAAACTTGCCGCAGTTCCGACAAAATGA
- the rbfA gene encoding 30S ribosome-binding factor RbfA, translated as MRRPERLGEALKIEIAEVVGFELNDPRLEMVTVTDVEVSPDLRDAKVYALIRGSEEEIEKALKSLRNAATFVRQQVAMNLDLRHAPHVHFVRDTAEENASRVSEILEDLTRKGEIKKDESEGES; from the coding sequence ATGCGTCGGCCTGAGCGCCTCGGCGAGGCGTTAAAAATTGAGATCGCAGAGGTCGTTGGCTTTGAGCTCAACGATCCCCGGCTTGAAATGGTGACCGTGACTGACGTTGAGGTTTCACCAGATCTTCGGGATGCGAAGGTCTATGCTTTGATCCGCGGAAGCGAAGAAGAGATAGAAAAAGCTTTGAAATCGTTGCGAAACGCGGCGACCTTTGTTCGTCAGCAGGTTGCGATGAACCTTGACCTCAGGCATGCCCCGCACGTTCATTTTGTACGTGACACTGCGGAAGAAAATGCCTCGAGAGTCAGTGAGATCCTGGAAGATCTCACTAGAAAAGGGGAAATAAAGAAGGATGAGAGTGAAGGTGAGAGTTAA
- a CDS encoding cytochrome c3 family protein, with translation MNIRRNLLPIAMIVLLAVGVLFIAGDRPLAQRMPKPADQPQKTMPEVIIFAKGSKVGQVTFNHTKHNGGEYSSGGPIACIECHHTAQPAEQLAKSPPLKTAWPAGRKTTLTTELFAADPTAAGVASCRDCHAQAGKKPKLMPKIPSLKDPETGKTTKLTSELAFHQRCDTCHYQILFQTPGAKAPDVTNCSTCHKK, from the coding sequence ATGAATATTCGACGAAACCTTCTCCCGATCGCCATGATCGTTTTACTTGCCGTCGGGGTTCTTTTTATTGCCGGCGATAGGCCGCTCGCTCAGCGTATGCCTAAGCCGGCAGATCAGCCGCAGAAGACGATGCCCGAGGTGATCATTTTTGCCAAAGGTTCGAAGGTCGGGCAGGTTACTTTCAATCACACAAAACACAATGGCGGCGAATACAGCTCTGGTGGCCCGATAGCCTGTATCGAATGCCACCACACCGCACAGCCCGCCGAGCAACTCGCCAAATCTCCGCCGCTAAAGACCGCGTGGCCCGCGGGCCGGAAGACTACGCTCACGACCGAATTATTCGCTGCCGATCCAACTGCCGCGGGCGTTGCATCCTGCCGCGACTGTCACGCACAGGCGGGAAAGAAGCCGAAACTTATGCCAAAGATCCCGAGCTTAAAGGATCCCGAAACAGGGAAGACCACAAAGCTGACGAGCGAACTCGCCTTTCATCAACGGTGTGATACCTGCCATTACCAGATCCTCTTCCAGACACCGGGAGCAAAGGCACCGGACGTGACGAACTGCTCGACATGCCATAAGAAGTAG